TGTAAATGCAACTTTATTTgaaattttttgtttttattttgagttTTTGACTATAAAAGAACCAAAATGAATCAAAGTAATCTTACATTGCTGAAATGTAATCATGATAAGAAATCTGGAAGTAAGCTTGCCGTTGCTTCTTAATAGTTCGTAACTGTTGGGGGACTCAGGTccgagatttggacagatttggagGACGAAAGATCCCAGCAGCTTTAAACACTGCCAATTAGTGTTctaaatctttaaataaaacgcaGGCgagaaaatttgtttaattttggtcatttgtggttggttaaattgaaAGTGAGTGAATTGGGCCTTAACGTTGCTAAAGGGGTTCTGAGGTCAGATAACAGAGGAAGAATGTactttttagaattagcaaataagttagaattgggtttaaccagggacaaaaggaaagctgaaattgtaatggagttggtcaagcattTAGGTATATCAGATAAACAGACAAGGGCAGTAGAATTAGAAGAAGTTAAATTGCAaatgaggcaaatggagttataagataaagaaagggaaagaaagttCTTAGCCGAGTGGACAGACAAACTGGAGAGCTACTTGCCCATGTAACGTATTGCTCTCCAAGAAATTGGAAACACCCTCGCtcaaaggtacctttctcatatgaaacatattcacagtaaaagaaagaagacaacccagggagattaTCAGCCAGAAGAAGAAACACACAGAAGAAgacagtggctgtgtggttttgaaatgaagttgatgtagggttaataagtgtcttattggaacctGAATGGAGAGCTGCTGAAGGAGTTATGCGATCTCGGCTTGCTGCAGAGACCAGGCCTCCAATTCTTGGCCTCACCTGATGCCGGTGGCCGAGGGTTGAGACATTGGAAGTGGTATGCGAGGAGGAGGAGGTAGCTAGGCTTAAAACAAACTCTAGCTGGCCAGCTCCCCCGTACATTCTGCTCTCCAATGTCTGCTCCCTGGACAAAAACAAATTGGACTGCACCTGACTGGCAGGTTTCTGAATGTGAGTTCAGATACTGCTGCGTTCTTGTTTTCACGTAAATGTGGCTGAGCAACAGAGTTCCAGACACTGCCATCCAGCTAGACGGGCTCACCTTGTTTTGTGCTGACTGGAATGCAGCAGGGGTGCAGAGTGGGTCTGTATGTCTACATCAACTCAAGATGGTGCAAGGACTCTGTGCTAGTCTCTAGTTACTGCTCATCACTGGTGGAGTTTGTGACTGTTAGATTTTATTTATCATGGGAATTAACTGCTGTTCTTGTATATATTCCTTCCAGTGCTATTGCTAAGGAGGCACTGTGTGAGACTGCAGAATGCACTCCCTGATGGACTgtttattgttgctggagatttCAACCATGCAAATCTCAAGTCTGCACTCCCTAAATTCCATCAACATGTGGACTTTGTGATTAGAGCGGGGAACATGCTTGATCTTGTTTATACAAATATCCCCAATGCATACAAGGCAGAGCTCCATGCCCACCTCAGCTCCTCAGGCCACATCTCTGTTATGCTAATCccagccatttctgctcttcaaGACTGTGTTGAGCACACTGACTGGCACGTGTTCAGGGAGACGACAAACGATGATGAATCTATCAACTTAGAGGAGTACACAGTGTCTGTCATTTGCTACATTAGCAAGTGCATTTACGATGTCACTGTGTCTAAGACCATCTTACCACAACCAGAAGTCGTGGGTGACCACAAAGGTGTGTACACAGCTGAGGACCCATGATTATGAATATATTTGAGCATTTGCTGACACTTTAGAGCTTATAATACTGTGTTCTGTGAGAGGTTCCATGGCTCATTTCTCCTTCACTTCTGCCTTCTCTGATCACCTCTGTCATTCTTTAACTACCTCTCTCTAATAACTGGTGTATGTTAAATCTGCTTAGTATTTTATGTTAATGCTGCTGAGTCTCTCTAAATGAAGTTTCCAGCTACCCATGCCCTGAACAAGTCCTGCTGACTTAACAATTTTACCTTCCTACGGTCTGTTTCACGATCAAGAAATGTTTCTTTGCTCTGTGCTATCATCCATCTTCTTTGTCGTTGTAAGCACATAAGAGGAATCCAATTCTGTGCTAATTTGTCAATTAAAAATGTAACTCCGTCTCCCTCTGTCAGCAGATATTTCCTGGCCTGCTGAGGATTTCTAGTATTTGCACTTTGATATCAGAGTTCCAACTGCCAGACCAATACACAGCCACTTTATTCAGATAGTGTAAACTGTGGAAGTCAGCCTCCATTTTTATTGCGTGATTGCAATATGGACGGAGGTTATTTAGCCATTGTAGCTCTTCCCAGTCTcatgctgttttctttttcatagcacagctttttttctctcttcagataCTTTTGAGTTGGACTGGAGATGGAGCAGAAGTTGCAGAGTTAAATCCCAAGGATGTTGGAATGCAATCAGACCCACCAATTTTCAACATGAAATTTAAGGGAGGTAGGTTCACCCAGATGTTGATGAAGGAATCTATTACAAGTCAAAATCACAGAGGATGAACTTTCTTCCCACTGCTATGTGGCTTGGAGGTCATGGTTTTCCCAAGTAGCAGCTTCTGTTATCTTCCTAGGAAGTTAGGGTTTAAGATTTTCTGTCAATATTCTAGTTGAACTGCAGATGAATCTAGTCCATCACTTTGATCCATTCTTGCTCTTTCGCTGTTCTCCCATTGTATCTTGTTTTATGTTCTGCATGCAAGTCTGGATAAGTTAACCAGCAGATATGTGGGTTCTCTCCCATTCCcttgattttaatttcattttacttGATATTTACAGGGAAGAATTTGTAATCCAACTGAATGTAAATGGTCAATTCATCAGGGCGTTAGCATCATTCACATTTCAAAATGGATGTGAAAACCACCACTCACAGCAGAGAGAAGCCATGGAAATGTGgagactgtgggaagggattcaattacccatCGCAACTGGAAACTCACTggcgcagtcacactggggagcgGCCATTTAGCTGCTCTGTATGTAGCAAGGGATTTACTCAGTTATCCCACGTAATGACCCATCAGCATGTTCACACGGAGGAGAGAGAATTTAAATGCTCTGATTGTgaaaagagctttaaaaatcaataTGCACTGACTgagcaccagcgagttcacaacAGGCGTGTGCCATTCCGCTGCTCCCAGTGTGGGAAGAGCTTCAGGACATCATCCCAACTACTgagacaccagcgagttcacactgatgagagaccttttaaatgtgCAGATTGTGGGAAGTGCTGTAAAAGTTCAAAGGATCTGATGTCCCATCATCGGGTTCACACTGAGGACAAACCATTCAGGTGCTCTCACTGTGGGAATGGGTTCAGGCGATCGTCTGACCTCACCGTACACcaacgagttcacactggggagagaccgttcacctgctcccagtgtgggaaaggattcactcagtcatcccacCTGCTGACGCACCAGCGAGTTCACTCTtcagagaggccattcacctgttcTGAGTGTAGGAGGGGATTCACTCAATTATCCACTTTGCAGAATCACCGGAGAATCCATTCTGAAAaaaggccattcacctgccctgATTGTGGAAAGGGATTCACTCGGTCTTCCACCTTGTTAaggcaccagcgggttcacactgacGAGAGACCTTTCAAATGTACAAACTGTAAAAAGTCTTTCAAAAGTTCTGGGGAGCTTATGTACCACCAGCGTGTTCACACTGATGAAAAACCGTTCAGATGCTCTCACTGTGGGAATGGGTTCAGGCGATCGTCTGACCTCACcatacaccagcgagttcacactggggagagaccgttcacctgctcccagtgtgggaaaggattcattcaGTCATCCCACCTGCTGatgcaccagcgagttcacaagtAACAGCAGGACTAGGTTTCTGCTGTAGCTGCTGCTGATCATCATAACCAGGACTGAATGATTTTCATTCAGAAACAGGAGGGTTGGTGGGTGGTTGATCCTGATTTCA
This genomic window from Chiloscyllium plagiosum isolate BGI_BamShark_2017 chromosome 17, ASM401019v2, whole genome shotgun sequence contains:
- the LOC122558628 gene encoding zinc finger protein 239-like codes for the protein MDVKTTTHSREKPWKCGDCGKGFNYPSQLETHWRSHTGERPFSCSVCSKGFTQLSHVMTHQHVHTEEREFKCSDCEKSFKNQYALTEHQRVHNRRVPFRCSQCGKSFRTSSQLLRHQRVHTDERPFKCADCGKCCKSSKDLMSHHRVHTEDKPFRCSHCGNGFRRSSDLTVHQRVHTGERPFTCSQCGKGFTQSSHLLTHQRVHSSERPFTCSECRRGFTQLSTLQNHRRIHSEKRPFTCPDCGKGFTRSSTLLRHQRVHTDERPFKCTNCKKSFKSSGELMYHQRVHTDEKPFRCSHCGNGFRRSSDLTIHQRVHTGERPFTCSQCGKGFIQSSHLLMHQRVHK